The genomic region ATAACCAAGCACGAGTTGTTGGTCATTGTAGGCGATTACTAGTTGATTGCGTGGGTGTTGTAAATGGTATTTAAATGCGCGTTTGGTTAATTTACCATCGGCGGGGGAAAAACAAGTCTCTTCAAGGGCGAGTAATGCGAGCAAATCAGACGGCTCTGCCGTTCTTAGGTGGACCTCTGTCATTGATATGTCGTTGGTGCACTAGGGAGAGATTTTTTATAAATGGTGTATTTGGCGATGAGACGGCTGGGCTTGTAGGACATTTTGACTTTTTTTAGATTGTCAAAGCCCATATCATCACCAACGTTGATGTTTTCGACTTGGTATTCATTGGCGAGTATTTTGGCGAATTCTCTAAAAATAAACTGCGCGCAGCCAAAGACTTCAAAGTCGGTTTTTTCCACGATAACACTGGCCGTATGCTGATTGATTTTCTCGCCAACAGTAAATCCTTTGATTTCATCATCAATCAAGATAACCAAACCAATTAAATTTAGAAAAGTATAGTCGTTTAACATACGCTTGATAGCGACACGTTCGCTATAGATGCCATCGAGAAAGCGTTCACTTTCATCTTGCGGTAAGCAGCGCATACGATCGGCAATCCATTTGTTGAGCAGCGATAATATGCCCTGACGGTGCTTGTCAACGACTAACATTTCGAGGCGATGACTGCTGTGTACGCGTTTGAAGCGGTTAATTTCGTTGCGCTTATTGCTAAATCCAGCGCCAGGTAAATCAATTAATTCTTGCGCGTGGTAAATATAATCAACCAAAGCACGCTCAACAATATAGTCTTCTAAAAAATCAAAAACTAAAGCACCTGCCTCTAAATCATTGACAAAATTTGCCAGCAAAAACTCATCCACGTATTCAATGCGGGGGACGGTATGTGTGTCGTTGTTTTCTTCCATCAGCGCAAAACATCGGTGCATTGCAGCAATCGCATTTTCTGGCTGCCCAATCGGTGGTAGTAACATAGATAACTGCCCATGACTTAACAAAAAAAAGCAGAAACTGTCTTCGATGATGGCGTAAAACCCACTGCCATTACTCAGCCATAAATAGTTAGCGGCAAAGGTATAGTCGCTTGTATCCAAGTCGAGTTGAGCCAGATAATAATCCATGACGGGTTTAGTTGATAGCGCAAAGGGTGCTAAAACCACGTCACCGATTTTTAAAATAGACATAAGAAAACCAGCAATGAAAGGAGATCATTGTAGCGCTTTTCTGTTATTTGTGATAGGTAAATAGTATGAAGTAAAACAATACCTTAATGAATTTTGTTGCACAAAATATTGCAGACAATCAGGCGCGTGTTAGTGTAATTTAGCTCCATTTTTGACGGCTTTGTCCACACTTGCAAGGACAATGTGACCACTGTCATCAGAAAAACCCAAGACAAGAACCTGTGACTGAATGGGGCCAATTTGCTTTGCTGGAAAGTTGATGACCGCCATGACTTGTTTGCCGATGAGTGTTGAGCATTCATAATGATGGGTGATTTGCGCACTGCTCTTGCGAATGCCGATATCTTTACCAAAATCAATCTGTAATAAATAGGCGGGTTTTTTTGCCTCGGCGAAGACCTGTGCGTCAATAATTTCACCGACGCGGATATCGATTTTTAGAAAATCATCAAAGGTAATTGTCATCGGGTTTCCTCGTTGTTGTTGCTTGTTGGCTGCTAGCTGCTCTGGCTGCTGGGTGCTTTTTTTGCGCGCCGCTATTAAATGCCGTATGTGTCGCTCACCATACCATTTGGTATATTTTATGCTATGATATTTATATCATACTTATTTTTACTGACAAGTCTTATTTTGTTGATTTTTTGTTGATTTCATTTTTCAAATCAAGCAGGCAATCCAGTAGGCAATACGTAAACAGGCAGGCTCAGTAATCGAGAGGATTAAATGAAAATTTTAATAACAGGTGGTACAGGATTTATTGGTGGGCAGTTGACAAAACAATTGCTAGCGATGGGGCACCAGGTGACGGTGTTGACGCGATATCCTCAAAAGCAGTCGATGCAGGCGGGTTTACGATTGGTTGATTCGTTGTCTCAATTAGCGGATAACGAAATCATCGATGGCATTATTAATTTGGCGGGTGCACCAATTAACAAACGATGGACGCCGCAGTATAAAAACACATTGATTGATTCTCGAGTAAACACGACAGAACAAATTGCGGCATTAGTGCAGCGATTATTGACGCGACCTCGTGTTTTTATTAGTGGTTCAGCAATTGGCTTTTACGGACACACTACCTCGGCTGACGGAGCAATAGTTGACGAAACATCACAACCGACTATAGACACACAGCAAAACGATTTTGCGCATCAATTATGCGCGCGCTGGGAGGCAGCCGCTGCCACGATAACCGAATTGGGTGTGAAAACCTACATCATCCGCTTAGGGGTTGTCCTCGATTCATCAGGCGGTGCGTTGGCTGAAATGTTACCTGCGTTTAAACTAGGTCTCGGTGGGAAAATCGGTAGCGGGCGCCAAGGGTTTTCTTGGATTCACCGTGATGATGCGGTAAATGCTATTCATTTTTTGCTAGCAGATTCAGCATCGCCTGGGGTTTATAATTTGACCGCGCCTTATCCTGTGACAAATGCAGCATTTAGCCAAGCGTTGGCCAAGGCTTTGCACCGTCCTTGTGTCATGACGATTCCTGCGTTTGCTATTCGTCTGTTATTTGGTGAAATGGGCGAGACTTTGTTACTTAATGGACAATGCGTCAAGCCAACGCGCTTGTTATCGACAGGGTTTGCATTTCAATATCCGACATTACAAGAAGCGCTGAGTGGGATAGGGAAAAAACCTTAATGAACTTAATGAACTTAAGAAAATCGCATCAATCGCGCAGCGGATTACGGTATAAGCCAACGCGAGTCCGCCGTGCACTTTAGTAAGCGTCCACAACGATAAAATCCACGAACGGGGTTTGCCCCCCCTGCTATCCCCTGCACGATGAATAAATTAACCTTGACCAAGCACCCACAGGGATTATAATGCTGATAAAGGAGCTCAAGCACTTTGTGTGTGGGCATGTAAGCAGAGAAAAATATGTGAACAACTGTCACCATGTGAGGATTTTTGGGGTGAGAAATAAAAACAATCAGCATAATAAGTGCAATATGTATTGGACCCATGCACTGAGCTTGCTTACAACGGTTGCTCGGTGTATACTTAGCATAGTAAGGTTTTGTCATCAAAGGTCAAGATAATCAGCCCTCTGATCATGCCAGTGAGTCCTTGATAACCTATTAATCAGTGTCAGATATAACGTGCTGGTGATAGATGAAAGGATACACATCAATTCTAAACAAACAAAGGGAGCAGTTATGTTAGCGATAATCAAGAAAGTATTTCCCACTGTTTTTTTACTCAGTTTAACCAGTGTTTATGCGATGGAACCACTTAAATCGCTTGAAACTGATTTAGATGGGGACGGTGAGTTAGACAATATATATTTGTACGCAGTAGATAAAGAAGGCAATTATGATTATAAGATGACATTGGTTGCAGAACTATCTTCCCAAGATTTTAAACCGCACCAATCCAAGCGTTCTGATTTGACATTTGGTGGCATTGCAGCAGAACTTCTGACCCTGGATAAAACGACCAAAGGCTTTCGAGTCGGCAGTACAGAAGAGGGCATAAGATATAAATCTGAGTATTATTTTTATTTTCGTTTTGAGCCCAGCTCTCAACAAATTAGGTTGTTCGGGTGCATGTATAATCGTTTTGGTATGATTGATGGTTCTGAAGGGAATGCCTCTTTATTGGCGGGGGACTTCAAATATGTCAATCAACCTTACGGTGAACAAGAACAAGAAGAAGTGGTTCAAGGTGAGTTTGAAGTGCCACCGCCGGTATATTTGAATGGGGTAGACGAATCTGATTTTAAACAATGTTTTTCTTATTTAGAGGGTGGTCGTCATTCCTATTGATTGTTTCAACGACTCGTCTAATCAGTCCAAACCTGCAATAACGATTTCAGCATGAAAAAACAACAATAACCCTCTGTCTTTTATTTGCTTTGGGCGGGAATGATACTGGGAGTTTCGTTTTTGGCGACGCCTATCAAATTTCAAGCGCCTAATTTGACCATTGGATAATTAAATTGCTATCGAAATAGCCGGTTATCGACACCACAAACGATATCACCACCGATTACACCTACAACGTACGTCAGCGCTTGGTGACCGTCCCCCACGGTGGGCAAAAAGGAAAAAGGGCAACAACTCATCCAGCAAAACGCCTACGACCTAGACAATCGCTGTATTAAAAAGACAGTGAATGACCTAACCACAAAATGCGCATAAAAGAGTCTATAAAAAAAGCCCACAAAAAAGTGGGCTTTTTTGACTCGAAAGCGAGCGGGGTGCTTACTTGCGCTGTGAGCGGAAAGCATCTAATCGTTAAGCATCTAATCGCTAAGTATTTGAAGGATAAAGCATGTAACGGCTAAAGCATGTAACGGCTAAAATCTTCGTCAATCGCCAAATCACCTAACTGCTCATTGACATAGTTTTCGCTGATTGTAATGGTGTCTTTGGGCTTATCGCCTGCGTCAAAAGAGATGTTTTCTAGTAGCTTTTCCATCACCGTGTATAGCCGTCTAGCGCCGATATTTTCAACCCGTTCATTGGTTTGGTAGGCAATGCGGGCAATTTGTGTGATGGCATCGGGTTCAAAATTTAGCGTGACGTTTTCGGTGGCCAGTAGTGCCTGATATTGTTTAATTAATGAGGCTTTGGGCTCGGTCAGGATGCTGACAAAATCGTCAATAGTCAGTGCAGTGAGTTCTACGCGAATCGGCAACCGCCCTTGTAATTCTGGGATTAAATCGCTGGGTTTTGATAAATGAAACGCTCCCGAGGTGATAAATAGAATGTGGTCGGTTTTGACCATGCCATATTTGGTGTTGACGGTGCAACCCTCGATAAGGGGGAGCAAATCTCGCTGGACGCCCTCGCGGCTGACATCGCCTGCGTGGTCTGAGCGTTTGCAGATTTTGTCTATTTCATCAATGAAAACAATGCCATTTTGTTGTACATTGCGCAGAGCGTTGGCTTTGATTTCTTCGTCGTTGATGAGTTTGCTGGCCTCGACTTCATTGAGGATTTTGAGGGCTTCTTTGACTTTTATTTTGCGTTTTTTCTCTTTTTCACCCGAAAAATTAGAAAACATCGACTGCAATTGTTGCGTCATTTCTTCCATACCCGGTGGCGCCATGATTTCCACCCCCATTTGTGTCGCAGGGATGGCGATTTCGATTTCTTTGTCATCCATTTCACCACGGATGATTTTTTGGCGTAATTTATCGCGGGTGTTGCTTTCTGGGTTGCCAAAATTATCGGCCTCAGAGCCTGGTAACATTTTGTTTAATAACCGTTCTAATGCGGCGTTTTCGGCTTTGGGGCGTTGTTTTTTTAGCGCTTGGTCACGGGCAATTTGTACGGCAGCATCGGCGAGTTCACGAATAATTGAATCGACTTCTTTGCCGACATAGCCGACTTCGGTGAATTTGGTGGCCTCGACCTTGACAAAAGGTGCTTGTGCCAGCGTCGCGAGACGGCGTGCAATTTCCGTTTTTCCAACGCCTGTTGGGCCAATCATTAAAATATTTTTTGGCGTGACTTCATCGCGGATGCTGGCATCGACCTGCATACGGCGATAACGATTTCTGAGCGCCAAAGCAACCGAGCGTTTGGCGGCTTGCTGCCCGATGATGTGCTGATTTAACGCTTGGACAATTTCGCGAGGGGTCATTGGCAATACGGTGGACATGGCGGTTTCCTATAGTTCTTCGATAGTTAATTGGTTGTTGGTATAAACACAGACATCAGCGGCGATATGTAGCGATTTTTCGCCAATCTCACGCGCGGATAATTCGGTGTTATAAAATAAGGCGCGCGCGGCCGAAATCGCAAACATACCACCTGAGCCGATAGCGCATAAATCGTCTTCACAGGCAATGACATCGCCATTGCCTGAGATAACCAGCGTTGCCGTTTTATCAGCGACAATCATCATGGCCTCTAATTTGCGTAGGGCGCGGTCTTGGCGCCAGTCTTTGGCCATTTCAACGGCGGCTTTGGCGAGCTGGCCGCTGTGTTGTTGGAGCTTGCCTTCAAAGCGTTCAAATAACGTAAAAGCATCAGCAGTGCCACCCGCAAAGCCAACTAACACGCTATCGTGATAGATGCGGCGGACTTTTTTGGCGTTGCCTTTCATAATGGTGTTGCCCAATGAGACTTGCCCGTCACCGACAATGACGACGTTGTCGCCACGTCTGACCGAACAGATGGTTGTGCCACGGTATTGTTCCATAAGAATCCTATAAAAAATTAATGCGTTAATGGATAGTGTCTGTTGCGCAATCTATCCGCTTACGTGTTATAAATTGGGGCAAAGATAGGCATTTCAAGAGGCAAATCGCAGTAAGTGGCAGTAAATGGTTGTGAGTTGCAGTGAGTGGCAGTAAATAACAGTGCTTGGCATTGCTTCGTGCCATTAATCGTTACCATTAATCGTTACCATTAATCGGTGACATCAATGCATAGGTATTTTATTTCCGTGTATTCGTCGATGCCGTATTTGGCGCCTTCGCGCCCCAGTCCTGATTGTTTGATGCCACCAAAGGGGGCAACTTCGGTTGAAATCGACCCCGTATTGATACCGACCATACCCGTCTCTAATGCTTCTGCCACGCGGTAAATGCGCGAAATATTGCGACTATAAAAGTAACCCGCTAAGCCCAAATCGGTTTGATTGGCAATGGCAATGGCCTCGGCTTCATCGGTAAACGTCATAATCGGTGCCACGGGGCCAAAAATCTCATCGCAGGTCAGTGCAATGTCGGGTGGTGTGTCGGTCAGTATGGTTGGGGCAAAAAAATTGCCAGAGAGGATATTGCCGCCAGTCACGAGATTGGCGCCTTGATCGACTGCTTGTTCGACAAGTGATTGCAGCCGTAACGCCGATTGATGCGTAATGAGTGGGCCAATCTGTACATCAGGTGACAAGCCATCACCGACCTTGAGGGTTGCGACGGCTTTGCTGAGTTTATCCAGGTATTCGGGGTAGATGCTTTTATCGACAATAATACGATTGGCTGAAATACAAGTTTGCCCGCTATTACGAAATTTACAGGCAATCGTGCCGCTAACGGCTTTGTCAATATCGGCATCGTCAAACACAATAAATGGTGCGTTACCACCAAGCTCTAACGTGACTTTTTTAATGGTATCAGCCGATTGTTTAAGCAAAATACGACCAACGGCAGTCGAGCCAGTAAACGAAATCATGCGTACGGTTTTGTTTTCACACAGGGCTTTACCGAGCTCAACTTCATCGCCGGTGATGACATTAAAAATACCCGATGGGAACCCCGCTTGCTCGGATAAATAAGCGAGTGCAATTGCAGAAAATGGCGTCTCAGGTGCGGGTTTAATGACGATAGCACAGCCTGCTGCCAGCGCTGGGGCGCATTTGCGCGTGACGATAGAGCTGGGGAAATTCCATGGCGTGATAGCCGCAGTGACACCAATCGGTTGTTTAATCGTCATCAGTCTTTTGCTGTGCGAATGCGGCGGGATGGTTTCGCCATAAATGCGTTTGACTTCTTCGGCGAACCATTCGATGGTATTGGCACTGGACTGGATTTCGGCGAGGGACTCGGTCAGGGGTTTGCCTTGTTCTAACGTGATGATTTTGGCCAAATCGTGCTGGTTGTCCATGATTTGCTTTCTAAAGCGGAATAATAAATCTGCGCGTTCTTTGGCCGTTAAACGCCTAAACGCTTGCCATGCGGTATCGGCATGGGTGACGACCTCATCAACCGTTGCTTTGCCAAAACTGGGGACATAGCCAATGATTTCATCGGTGGCGGGATTCGTGACGGCGAATTTTGCGGGGGCACTGTCGGCACTTAGCCACTTACCGTTGATGAAGTTGGCCTGTTGCAGCAGTGCGGGGTTATCTAGTGTTATCATGGCGTGTCAATCGACCCTGTTTAATAGCTTGCCATTATAACATGGGTAACGCGAGTAATACCAATAACGCGAGTAATACCAATAACACCAATAACAGCAATGACACCAAGCCCAAGGCGTCGGTTAAGACGTGGGCTGTGGCTAGGATTATGTTAAGGTTTACGCTAAGGTGTACGTTAAACTTACGCTAAGACTTGCCTAAGACTTGGGCTGCATTTCAGACTTAGGCAGTAGAATCTCAAACGCTTCGCGAATTTGGTTATCAATTTCCTCAGGGATAACTTGGGGGAAATGATGCGCCAAAATATCATCGGCGTAGATTTTGGCGCGCGCATTAATGTCTAGCGAACCATCGTCTTTCCAGTCATTTCTAGATTTGCGGTCATAGAGTTTGGGGTAGTCGTACTCGCTGTGCATGAGCGAAAGGGTATGCGGATGCCCGAGGAAATGATTTTCACCATTGCAGACGTCGTGAATGACTTGTACCGCGAGGGCTTCATCACTCATGTCGATACCGCGCAATGCGCGCATCACTTGCCCGTTACTGTCGTTATCGATGACGTACTGCGTATAAGCGACGGTCATTAAGCTGTCTAAAAAGCCTGCGCTATGGTGAATATAATTTGAACCTGACATGGCAGCAAGCAAGGTGGTCATGGTTTTTTCAGAGCCTAGCTGCGCATCGGGCGTTTTGGCGTCGGCAATGCCTGCTGAGTTATAAATAGGTAAATCCAAGTACCGAGCTAATTGCCCGCAGGCTGCGTTTAATAAGGCAAATTCTGCTGAACCACCGACAAATGCACCCGTGCGTAAATCGGCTTGCGCAGGGACGCAGCCAATGATTAACGGGAATCCTGGTTTTTGTAAATTGACATAGACGATACCAGATAATTGTTCAGCAATGATTTGTACTAACGTCCCCGCGAGCGAAGCGGGCGCTGTTGCGCCTGCTTGTGGTGCCGATGAGGTAACAATGGGGATGTCGTATTTGATGGCCTCGTCAAGGACTTCTACGGTTTCCATTGCATAGCGTAATGGGCTGACTGTGATGGCTGCAACCATAGAAATAGGGGGCTTTTTATCGAATGCCTCAGCGCTGCCGGCGAGCATTTCGCCCATTTGACGAATTTTTTGCACATTGCTTGGGTCATAACAGTTTGTCATTACGTGTTTTTTAGTTGCCGCGAGACACGCATAGGTTTGATTGATGTCAATTTGTTCATTGGTTAAATCACGACTGACGACGGGGCGCATGTAAAAATGAATATGTTGAAGCGTGTCACACAACCGCCCGATATGATAGTTATCGGCGAGTGTGGTCTCTCGTACTTTGCCGTCTGTGTCAATAATGTTGACAGCCGCCCCACCAGTGCCAAGATAGACTTTGGCGCCACTGAGATCTAAATCAAAGTGATCACCGTCGCGACCACCCAGAATGACACGATTGCTGGCTAGTGCTAGGCATTTGTCTACTAATTCAGGTTCAATAAAGATACGGTTTTTGTCAACATCTAGGCGACAGCCTGCATTAACAAAGACATCACGGCAGTGGCTTTCGCCGACTTCTATGCCCGTTTGTTGTAAAACGGTTTTGGCGGCATCAACAATGCGTGCGAGGTCGTTGGGCTGTAGTGGGTTGTATATTTTACAAGCAATACCTGCCAGCGGATCGTACTGAGTCGGTTGTGTGGCGGCGTTATCTTGGTTGCGTTTACGGCGTGCCATGGGTGCTCCTATGCGTTGGTTGATGTCTTTTATGTTAAAGCTTGATAAATATTTTGATAAAACAAAAAAGACGTTTTTTATCATGTCAGCGACAAATCAAAGACCTGAATTCACTTCATGACATTTTGTTGATAATTTTCTATACTATGGCGTATGAAAAAAATTAAAATCAATCAACTACGTGCCTTTGTTGCCGTTGCTGACGAAGGCGGTTATCGCCAAGCAGCCGCGCGATTAAAGGTAACCCAACCCGCGATTTCGCAGGCAATTAATACGCTAGAGGCTAGTCTGCAAAAACAATTGTTTGTCTCAAAACAGGCCAAATTCCAGCTGACGCCCCACGGGGAAAAACTATTGGTTCGTGCGCGCGCGTTTTTAACGCATCACGACGAACTGTTTGCCTTTATGTTTCAAACTGAGGTCGCAAGGCTTGATATGATTGCGGTTGCTACCCAGCCGTCGATTGCCCAACAATTATTACCCGAAATAATTCAATCGTTTATGCAAACGTATCCGCTGGCCAAAATCAATGTGCGTGATACGACGATTTACCATGTAAACCAGCTGGTGGCTGATAACAAAGTGGATTTTGCCATTTGTACCACCCATGACGCGGATGAATCGTTTGAAATCACGCCGATTTGCCGTGACCAATACGGCGTGGTTGCGCAGCAAAATCATGTGATATTTCAACGTGAAAAACTGACATGGAAAGACTTGCGTCAATTTAGTATCATTCAGAATAGCACGTGGGATCCTGCCGATGTGACCCAGTTTAACGCGCTGGACAAACTCGCACAAATGCGGGTATCTAATATGAATTCATTGGTTACGCTATTAGAAACGGGTCAAAGCGTTACCATATTGCCGCGATTGGCGTTCCCTGAACGCAATGCCAATTTGCGTTTTGTGCCGCTAGAAAATCCAGCGAAATTTCGCCAAATCGGGTTGGTTAAACGCCCAGATACAGTGCTCAACGAGTCGGCACAAAATTTATACCAATTTATTTTGCAGAATTATCGCTAATGTCGTCGTGCCCCATAGTCGTGCTCGATAGATAATGTTGTGCCTCATGGATAATGACTTATCTCGATTGTCTGATTATTCCGATTGGACTAAGAATTCCGATTGGACTAAGACAATAATGTCTTGTCAGTGAGTGCGTCCCAAAAACTCTGCGCCAAACTGCGCGTAATATACAGCAAATAAGTCGTTGCATTCAGTTGCTCGACGAGCACCGTATAGTTGGCCATCATCTGCGTGATAAAGACCGAATGCTGCTGGCGGTGATAATCGACAAAGCTGATTTGTTGTAGGAAATCACCCGCTTTTTCACCGCGCACGGCAATGACAGCATAGGCAGCGCTTTGATCTAACATTGTCCCATTAACATTGTCGCAAAACATCGCAAGCTGCTCACCTAGCGGCGTGTCGCTGATGAGTAACCACTTATTAGGAAGGTGAGCAAGCAGCCGTTTATCGGTATCGGCTTGGCGTTGCCCAAATGCGGGTAATGTTAGGTTTAACTGGGTTTCGACATCGCTTAAAAAGGTTTGATATGTTTGCGGCCAAGTCGCCAGCTGATAAATGTGTGGGTAGTGAATGACTTCAAGGCTAACGTCACGGTTGACTTCACGGTTGACTTCAGGGGCAGCTGGCTCGTTTGCAGGCGCTGATGAAATCGTTTTGGCGCTACCAATAATCGCACTTGTGCCCGCGTTGTCGAGTAAAAATGGGGTGTTAGCAGCTTGTGTATTAGTAGATTGTGTATTAGCCATTGCTTCGTGCTCCTGTGGGGTCGAAAAATTGCGCAGAAACCACTTCAACCTCGACAGATTTTTTATCGACGGGTGAGGCGGCGTATAAGGTTTGTCCGAGCTTGTCTCTGCCGTCTATGCAATAACCCAGCGCAATAAATTCGGATAAGCCGACCGACCAGGTTGTTGCGGTAATCCAACCCAAAGACGGTTGTGCATTTAAATGGTTCTCGGCGACAAGATGATAGCCAGGTGGGAAGCTATCGGTGTTATTTTTGCACCTAAAACCAACCAATTGATGCCGTCCTGTGCAATCGCTTAGCCGATTTTCGGCATAAAATTTACCGATAAAGTCGGCTTTGTTGCGATTCATCATGCCATCCATGCCGAGCTGGTATAAATTGACTCGACCATCCATCTCGGCGTGTGTGATAAAGCCTTTTTCAATACGCATGGCACCCATGGCTTCGGTACCATACGGGGTTAGGTTATCGTCTTTTCCTGCGGCGAGTAGCGTTTGCCAAAGCGTTTCTGCATAATTGGCAGCAATCATGACTTCGTACCCCAACTCCCCAGAGAACGAAATGCGCGCGATGCGGACCTTGATGCCGTTATTTTCTGTGTCGACAAAGCCCATAAAGGGCAGTGCGTCATTGCTGAAATCAACCTCGGTAAAAATACGCGCTAATACAGCACGGCTTTTGGGGCCTGCTGCCGCAATAACGGCCCATTGGTCGGTGGCGGTATTGACATGGACCTGTAGCTCAGGCCAGACAATCTGTAACAAGTGCTCCATATGTTGTAGGACATTGGCCGCATACGCCGTCGTTGTGGTGATCAAAAATTCGTTATCACTGATGCGCATGACAGTGCCGTCATCAAAGGGGATGCCGTCTTCTCGCAGCATGAGACCATAGCGTATCTTGCCAATGGGGAGTTTTTTCATGCCATTGATGTAGAGGCGATTGACAAACTCAGCTGCGTCTGGACCTTGGACGCTAATTTTACCCAGTGTGGAGACGTCAATGATGCCCACGCCATCCCGAGTGGCTTTGGCTTCGCGTTTGTAGGCAATGGCTTTGGTGTCGGTGCTTGAGTTAGGGTAAAACTCAGGTCGTTGCCATAATCCGACGTCGGTAAAATGTGCGCCCATGGCTTGTTGCAAAGCAAACGTCGGAATGCGGCGGTGTGGTTTTAGTTTGTTGCCAATTTTATCGCCTGCCAAAACGCCCATCGTGACGGGTGTATAGGGTGGGCGATAAGTGGTTGTGCCGATTTCGCTGATTGGTTTGCCTTGGTATAGCGACATCAACTTGAGGGCATTAAAATTGGCGAGTTTGCC from Ostreibacterium oceani harbors:
- the hslU gene encoding ATP-dependent protease ATPase subunit HslU yields the protein MTPREIVQALNQHIIGQQAAKRSVALALRNRYRRMQVDASIRDEVTPKNILMIGPTGVGKTEIARRLATLAQAPFVKVEATKFTEVGYVGKEVDSIIRELADAAVQIARDQALKKQRPKAENAALERLLNKMLPGSEADNFGNPESNTRDKLRQKIIRGEMDDKEIEIAIPATQMGVEIMAPPGMEEMTQQLQSMFSNFSGEKEKKRKIKVKEALKILNEVEASKLINDEEIKANALRNVQQNGIVFIDEIDKICKRSDHAGDVSREGVQRDLLPLIEGCTVNTKYGMVKTDHILFITSGAFHLSKPSDLIPELQGRLPIRVELTALTIDDFVSILTEPKASLIKQYQALLATENVTLNFEPDAITQIARIAYQTNERVENIGARRLYTVMEKLLENISFDAGDKPKDTITISENYVNEQLGDLAIDEDFSRYML
- a CDS encoding TIGR01777 family oxidoreductase, whose translation is MKILITGGTGFIGGQLTKQLLAMGHQVTVLTRYPQKQSMQAGLRLVDSLSQLADNEIIDGIINLAGAPINKRWTPQYKNTLIDSRVNTTEQIAALVQRLLTRPRVFISGSAIGFYGHTTSADGAIVDETSQPTIDTQQNDFAHQLCARWEAAAATITELGVKTYIIRLGVVLDSSGGALAEMLPAFKLGLGGKIGSGRQGFSWIHRDDAVNAIHFLLADSASPGVYNLTAPYPVTNAAFSQALAKALHRPCVMTIPAFAIRLLFGEMGETLLLNGQCVKPTRLLSTGFAFQYPTLQEALSGIGKKP
- a CDS encoding tRNA-binding protein, encoding MTITFDDFLKIDIRVGEIIDAQVFAEAKKPAYLLQIDFGKDIGIRKSSAQITHHYECSTLIGKQVMAVINFPAKQIGPIQSQVLVLGFSDDSGHIVLASVDKAVKNGAKLH
- the hslV gene encoding ATP-dependent protease subunit HslV, which gives rise to MEQYRGTTICSVRRGDNVVIVGDGQVSLGNTIMKGNAKKVRRIYHDSVLVGFAGGTADAFTLFERFEGKLQQHSGQLAKAAVEMAKDWRQDRALRKLEAMMIVADKTATLVISGNGDVIACEDDLCAIGSGGMFAISAARALFYNTELSAREIGEKSLHIAADVCVYTNNQLTIEEL
- a CDS encoding NAD-dependent succinate-semialdehyde dehydrogenase; this encodes MTLDNPALLQQANFINGKWLSADSAPAKFAVTNPATDEIIGYVPSFGKATVDEVVTHADTAWQAFRRLTAKERADLLFRFRKQIMDNQHDLAKIITLEQGKPLTESLAEIQSSANTIEWFAEEVKRIYGETIPPHSHSKRLMTIKQPIGVTAAITPWNFPSSIVTRKCAPALAAGCAIVIKPAPETPFSAIALAYLSEQAGFPSGIFNVITGDEVELGKALCENKTVRMISFTGSTAVGRILLKQSADTIKKVTLELGGNAPFIVFDDADIDKAVSGTIACKFRNSGQTCISANRIIVDKSIYPEYLDKLSKAVATLKVGDGLSPDVQIGPLITHQSALRLQSLVEQAVDQGANLVTGGNILSGNFFAPTILTDTPPDIALTCDEIFGPVAPIMTFTDEAEAIAIANQTDLGLAGYFYSRNISRIYRVAEALETGMVGINTGSISTEVAPFGGIKQSGLGREGAKYGIDEYTEIKYLCIDVTD
- a CDS encoding trimethylamine methyltransferase family protein, with the translated sequence MARRKRNQDNAATQPTQYDPLAGIACKIYNPLQPNDLARIVDAAKTVLQQTGIEVGESHCRDVFVNAGCRLDVDKNRIFIEPELVDKCLALASNRVILGGRDGDHFDLDLSGAKVYLGTGGAAVNIIDTDGKVRETTLADNYHIGRLCDTLQHIHFYMRPVVSRDLTNEQIDINQTYACLAATKKHVMTNCYDPSNVQKIRQMGEMLAGSAEAFDKKPPISMVAAITVSPLRYAMETVEVLDEAIKYDIPIVTSSAPQAGATAPASLAGTLVQIIAEQLSGIVYVNLQKPGFPLIIGCVPAQADLRTGAFVGGSAEFALLNAACGQLARYLDLPIYNSAGIADAKTPDAQLGSEKTMTTLLAAMSGSNYIHHSAGFLDSLMTVAYTQYVIDNDSNGQVMRALRGIDMSDEALAVQVIHDVCNGENHFLGHPHTLSLMHSEYDYPKLYDRKSRNDWKDDGSLDINARAKIYADDILAHHFPQVIPEEIDNQIREAFEILLPKSEMQPKS
- a CDS encoding DUF2156 domain-containing protein codes for the protein MSILKIGDVVLAPFALSTKPVMDYYLAQLDLDTSDYTFAANYLWLSNGSGFYAIIEDSFCFFLLSHGQLSMLLPPIGQPENAIAAMHRCFALMEENNDTHTVPRIEYVDEFLLANFVNDLEAGALVFDFLEDYIVERALVDYIYHAQELIDLPGAGFSNKRNEINRFKRVHSSHRLEMLVVDKHRQGILSLLNKWIADRMRCLPQDESERFLDGIYSERVAIKRMLNDYTFLNLIGLVILIDDEIKGFTVGEKINQHTASVIVEKTDFEVFGCAQFIFREFAKILANEYQVENINVGDDMGFDNLKKVKMSYKPSRLIAKYTIYKKSLPSAPTTYQ
- a CDS encoding LysR family transcriptional regulator, encoding MKKIKINQLRAFVAVADEGGYRQAAARLKVTQPAISQAINTLEASLQKQLFVSKQAKFQLTPHGEKLLVRARAFLTHHDELFAFMFQTEVARLDMIAVATQPSIAQQLLPEIIQSFMQTYPLAKINVRDTTIYHVNQLVADNKVDFAICTTHDADESFEITPICRDQYGVVAQQNHVIFQREKLTWKDLRQFSIIQNSTWDPADVTQFNALDKLAQMRVSNMNSLVTLLETGQSVTILPRLAFPERNANLRFVPLENPAKFRQIGLVKRPDTVLNESAQNLYQFILQNYR